The proteins below come from a single Papaver somniferum cultivar HN1 chromosome 11, ASM357369v1, whole genome shotgun sequence genomic window:
- the LOC113320244 gene encoding signal recognition particle 54 kDa protein, chloroplastic-like yields MEAIPHSVVVSRHFSQNSTLNRSFSKQKSAIKSTKFCSSLTGSSVSIGNSSKNLFTREIWGWVNSKSSTTIKRAERGVVKAEMFGQLTSGLESAWNKLKGEEVLTKDNIVEPMREIRRALLEADVSLPVVRRFVQAVSEQAVGVGLIRGVKPDQQLVKIVHSELVKLMGGEVSELNFAKSGTTVILLAGLQGVGKTTVCAKLSYYLKKQGKSSMLVAADVYRPAAIDQLVILGEQVGVPVYTAGNDVKPSEIARRGLEEANKKKMDVVIVDTAGRLQIDKSMMEELKEVKRALNPTEVLLVVDAMTGQEAAALVTTFNLEIGITGAILTKLDGDSRGGAALSVREVSGKPIKLVGRGERMEDLEPFYPDRMAGRILGMGDVLSFVEKAQEVMKQEDAEELQKKIMSAKFDFNDFLKQTRSVARMGSMTRVMGMIPGMGKVTPAQIRDAEKSLKIMESMIEVMTPEEREKPELLAESPALRKRIAKDSGKTEQQVSQLVAQLFQMRIRMKNLMGVMEGQEGSIPALSGLEEALKAETKAPPGTARRKRKSDSRKQFAGTSDTRPSPRGFGSK; encoded by the exons ATGGAAGCAATTCCTCATTCAGTAGTGGTTTCCCGCCATTTCTCTCAAAACTCTACTTTAAATCGAAGCTTCAGCAAACAGAAAAGTGCGATTAAATCGACCAAATTTTGCTCTTCTTTGACTGGTTCGAGTGTTTCAATCGGAAACTCTTCAAAGAATCTTTTCACG AGAGAGATATGGGGTTGGGTGAATTCAAAGAGCAGCACAACCATTAAAAGAGCAGAGCGCGGTGTTGTTAAGGCAGAAATGTTTGGGCAGCTAACAAGTGGACTTGAATCAGCATGGAACAAACTTAAAGGGGaag AGGTTTTGACTAAGGATAATATCGTCGAACCTATGCGAGAAATTAGGAGAGCTTTACTTGAAGCAGAT GTAAGTTTGCCAGTAGTAAGAAGGTTTGTACAAGCTGTAAGTGAACAAGCTGTTGGTGTTGGGTTGATTCGCGGGGTTAAACCAGATCAACAATTAGTCAAG ATAGTACACAGTGAGCTTGTGAAACTGATGGGTGGAGAGGTATCTGAGCTGAATTTTGCGAAATCTGGGACGACTGTGATACTATTGGCAGGTCTACAAGGTGTCGGCAAGACAACTGTCTGTGCAAAGTTATCCTATTATCTTAAGAAACAG GGAAAGAGTTCCATGCTGGTTGCTGCAGATGTGTACAGGCCCGCTGCTATCGACCAACTTGTTATATTGGGTGAACAG GTAGGTGTGCCTGTTTATACAGCTGGAAATGACGTAAAGCCATCCGAGATAGCTCGACGAGGTCTAGAAGAGGCcaacaagaagaagatggatgtagtCATAGTTGACACTGCCGGAAGACTTCAG ATAGACAAATCTATGATGGAAGAATTGAAGGAAGTGAAGCGGGCATTGAACCCCACAGAAGTATTGCTCGTGGTAGACGCCATGACAGGGCAAGAAGCAGCAG CCTTGGTCACAACATTCAATCTCGAGATAGGTATTACTGGTGCTATACTCACAAAGCTTGATGGTGATTCAAGAGGTGGAGCTGCTCTGAGTGTTAGAGAG GTATCAGGAAAGCCAATCAAGCTAGTAGGGCGAGGAGAACGTATGGAAGATCTGGAACCTTTCTATCCAGATCGTATGGCTGGACGTATTTTAGGAATGGGTGATGTTCTGTCATTTGTTGAGAAGGCACAAGAAGTT ATGAAACAAGAAGATGCCGAggaattgcaaaaaaaaattatgagtgCAAAGTTTGACTTCAATGACTTTCTAAAGCAAACACGTTCAGTTGCCCGGATGGGTTCTATGACGCGTGTAATGGGAATGATTCCAGGCATGGGAAAG GTGACTCCTGCCCAAATTCGAGATGCTGAGAAGAGCTTGAAGATAATGGAATCTATGATTGAAGTCATGACACCTG AGGAAAGAGAAAAGCCTGAACTGCTAGCGGAATCCCCTGCGCTGAGAAAGAGAATCGCCAAAGATTCTGGTAAAACAGAGCAACAA GTAAGTCAGCTCGTTGCTCAGCTTTTCCAAATGCGTATCCGCATGAAAAATCTAATGGGAGTCATGGAAGGTCAAGAAGGATCCATTCCTGCACTGAGTGGCCTTGAAGAAGCACTAAAAGCTGAAACAAAG GCACCCCCTGGTACTGCAAGAAGGAAGAGGAAATCAGACTCTAGGAAACAATTTGCAGGTACATCAGACACAAGGCCAAGCCCACGGGGTTTCGGATCCAAATGA
- the LOC113320245 gene encoding uncharacterized protein At2g27730, mitochondrial-like: protein MAMRMLGRSVSRRFSTGGGKILSEEEKAAENIYIKKIEKEKLEKLAHKGSKPEEQLASTTGIEAAESASDAKLSVGSTSSTTSGVYRNYAIYAAVGTSCAALGWYLNGSA, encoded by the exons ATGGCAATGAGAATGTTAGGGAGATCTGTTTCTAGAAGGTTTTCTACAGGTGGTGGTAAAATTCTTAGCGAGGAAGAAAAAGCTGCTGAGAACATTTACATTAAG AAAATTGAGAAGGAGAAGTTGGAGAAGCTTGCACACAAG GGTTCTAAGCCAGAAGAACAGCTAGCATCAACTACTGGAATCGAAGCTGCAGAATCAGCATCTGATGCTAAGCTTAGTGTTGGCTCAACCTCTTCCACTACATCAGGGGTATACCGAAACTACGCAATATATGCTGCGGTTGGCACTTCATGCGCCGCTCTCGGTTGGTACCTGAATGGAAGCGCATAG